The genome window GAGGAGATCCTCGCAGCCTCGCCAGCTCCTCGGGAATAAGGATGTCTCTGGAACTGAAGCATCCTTACAACAGATGAGGATTAATTAACAATGCCTGAGGCAGTAACAAAAGATGGAGGAATATTGCTGActgggagaaagggaagggTTTGAGGAACTGGAGCAATTCCCACCGCTTCCAGAGAGGAAAAGCCACAGGAGCAGAAAGATCTTGCTCCAGtgaaaacacacagacacagctagACCACAGGACAGAAACTTCTGGATGCCACACTCTCCCTCACCTGAGGAATTTACTGTTCCCTTCTCCATCGTCATCAAAATCAagcctgaaaaacagaaaaaaaatataactgttAGCCAAGTGGTTTCTCCTTTACTTTTCTGTCTGTCCCCATAGATGCAGATGattcctgaaaggaaaaattaagtAATCCCAATGCAATATAGTGATTGTGACGTGAAACAAACAACGAAGTTTGGAAAGGGGCATCTTTTAGGTGTCTATCAGGAGCAGAGCAAGAAAAAACAGGTCCAAAGGAAGAAAACCCACTTGGAGCATTCCACTGCATCCCAACCTTCTGTTCCAAAAGCCTGGATCTCCTAGGAGAATCGGGGACCATCAACAGCCTACAGAGGACGTTTCACCTTTCCTTTTGGGATGGAAAGCTGGCAGCAGGCAGCatgggaggagctgcagggcagtgGGAGCATCAGCAAACGGGGCTGAAGGAAAGAGTCTGAGTGACTGGGAAGGGTGCAGAGACAGATTTCAGTTTGCTTGAAAATTACGAGGCAATTTCTCCTGCCAGAAATCTGGGAACAGTCGCTCAACTCCCTTTGAATTTGCAAAGGCATTTTTAGCAAACAAAAAGCCTCCCACAAGCACACTGTGgctttcccccacccctcccagggacagcgcagctgcaAAGGTTGGAGTAAGgctccaaaacaccaaaattctcTGCTCCCCCAGGTCTTGCAGCAACTCCTGTCTTGCTTTCAATCCTCGGCGTGCATTTGCTCCTCCTATGAGGTGCAAAGCTTTTAATCCCCTCTGAATATGTCACTTAAGCCCCTCTTCAAGGGATGTAGCTGGCACACAACCACAAAGGGAAAGGACTGGACAGAGCCCACCTGAAGGAACCAGGAAACTTCTCagaagcagccacagctgccccTCCTGAGGCTGATGGCTCTTTCTGGAGAACAAAACTTCCTCAAAAAGGCTCTTTTCCCACAGCCCTCCCcgagcacagccccagcactcGCTCACTCACCCGGGCCGTCTCTTGCTGGGCCTctgagctcctccagcctgggCTCCCGACCCGGAGCTCCCGGAGCCAACAGCTGCACCCAGCGAGGAAACATCGGATGCCATCTCTAAACAGGAgtggaaaaaatcagggaaatcaACCAGTACTACGTCCAAGCCCCTCTGGCTCAGTGGAACACTCCCCAGCAGGAGCAGTTGTGTGTCAGCATCTGTTGGGGCTGAGGCAGTGTGTGCTTGTGTCCTTTCATCTGCTGTAGCCGTTCCCAGCGCGGAGCACACGCTGCCTCCTCAGCTGGAGAGCTGAGGCTGCCAAATTAAAAGATGTGGTCTCTTTTTTGGAGAGGGGAGGAGcctggtgggagcagggaaggggctgaggCCACACGatgaaggagggaggaggagcagagctgcgAGTTTCCCTGAAGACACCAACTTGCAGAGGGTTCATTTCCCAATCTGAGACAAAGAATGAACCAAAATGCCCGTAAAGCACCTCAAAACCCATCACTGCTCAGCTGGTCACTTCTGGCCTtcaccagtacagaccagtggGCACCACGGGCAGCACTGCTGGCCTGCCTGTGCTCAAGTGCTTGCAGCAGCCTGGATGAGTGTGAGGTGTCCCAGCCATGGCCCAGGTGATCTCTGTGGTGTGCCTGGACCTCAAAGCGAACACGCTCCCAAATTTCTGGTATTTCTGCCAAAATTAAACCTCTTTTACCACATTAACGCTCCCAGCCTCTCTGCCTGCCTGGTTTGTTTTCCTACAAGCAGCTGGCGTTGCTGAGGAAGCCTTTTCCTTGCCAATCCATAGTATTTCCCAGGGGTGACTACAGTATGGAACAAGCATCCAGCTCGAGGCTTGGCAGCTGAAGGAGCCAACAACAACAATCCCAACCAACAGTGGGAGTGAGCACAGCCCATCCAACACCAGCTCCAGCAACAAACACCAGGATCCTCTGGAATTCAAAAATACATctggagaacaaaaaaaaccagaggtGGAAACCCTTCCCCATCTCCTTTCTGCTTGATTTTGGAACACTCAGACGCCGCTATGCCCCATCCCTTATTCCCAAGAGAAGTCCCAAGGTGACATCCAAGGATTTTGTTTAACAAAATGAAGTTTCAAGTGGGAATAAAGCAGGTCAGGAGGgttcctccttttccccagccATATCTGAACACGGTGAGAACAGAGATGAAGTTTCTGGAGCACAGAGGATAATCCCTTTCTTGAGGGGAAGGAATTTCCGCTCTGGGCAGGGGAAGGAAGTGACACGGTGCTGTTCTCCGGACCCAGCTCCAcagagggggacagagggaattGCTTTTCAAGCTTTTGAGATTTCCCAggagcctggcacagggatcCCATGAGGAACCTGCTTGACACCAGGCTTCAGCCTCCCACGGAGGAACATTTCCCTCTCGTGGCAGCCCAGGACAGACTgaggtgcagcagcaggacctggcATCGCTCTGCAGGGAGGCCAGAGCGGCCACAGCCTCCCAAAACCAGGGACAGCACGGGCAGAGGGATGGCATGGGGAGAGGCCTGGCTTTCCCACCCTTTGGGATTTCTGGGGAACGCACAGGAACGCAGAGATTCCTTCCCAACTTCTGTCTTCTCCCCAGTCCAAACACGAGCACTGGGACACTGAGGTGAATTCCTGGAGCCCGTGGTGCAGTGTTCACTCTGTACAACTCCCTGGAAGGAGCCTGGAGACagctggggtcaggctctgttcccagggaacaacaggaggagaggaagcagCCCCAGGTTgtaccaggggaggtttaggatGGGTATTAGGGaaaattccctcctggaaagggcattggaaggggctgcccagagcagcgcTGGAGTCACCgttcctggaggtgtccagcCAAGCGTTCCAAGAAGTCCCAGGTGGGTTTCCAACATCCTGGCTGGGCCTGtgtcccagcccttcccagaaCCAATCCCTGCTTCCCTACACCATGTGTTGGATCTAATTAAGGCCAGAAGAGAGGAGCAGTAACCAAATGTAAATCCCAACCCCCCGCACTGCTCCAGGCTCCCAGCCCAACTCTCCTGGGAAAGGCTCTGCTGCAACCACTGGCATcccaacagggaaaaaaaggctccaaaataaaattacagcaaATATTCCCAGCTGTGAGTTACGagaggggctgctgcagcttttaaatacatttttattgtaCAAAACTGGTGCTTTTTGCTGCAGAAGCTTTAGAAGGGGGTTATCTCCCAGGCtcatgtttggagaatgaatcTCACAAGATTTGCTTTAAATTTACCCATTTGTGAGCTCCCAAAAAAGTTTGGAGCAGGTTTGGGAGCAGATAAACCAGCCTTAAAACGACTCTGCATTTCACTCACAACTATAAAGCTTtgatatttctgcttttgtggctttttatttacaaaacatCTCAATTTCTGTGTCTGGGGTacattaaattgattttttgaAGTAGGAGGTTTTTAGCTTGTTTGAGTTTCCCATGCAATGCCAGCTCAGCACTTTAATCCCCATGGGAACCTTCTCCAAGAAGAAATATAGAAACTAAGAAAAGAATGTTTCTTCCATTGCTAAGGGGTTGAAATGAAGACATTCTGGGTATTTTGGGGCATTACCCAGCATTCACTGGAGGTCTGAAATCTACTTTTTAACATCAAGGAAAAGAAGACCCACATTATTTGTGAGAATTCTTCAGAATTTATTCTCCTAATAATCTCCATGTTTGCTGTTTGTGTATTTCCCTCCCTCCGTGTAAAAGGCTTGAGTGAATATTGGTCACTCTGCCCAtgattataaatattaaatgcagATGTTGAAAATTCTCCTTCAGGATTTAAAACTTTCTTATTATGCAAAAAACCATGGAACCCTGAAGACTCCACTTCCACAAGTGCTTGGAAGTACAGTTTAAACCCACAAGTATCTTCTTTCCTCCTGAACTGAATGGTCTGAGTCCCCAGTGCGTCTTCTCACCATCAAAAGCCACAAAACCTTCCTAAAACGTCAAAATAAAACCCCAGAATCCTTCAGCAGTGTCATTAAACACTCCTGGATAAACCTGAGCGTGTTGCATGACCCTCAAGCCACAATAGGAGTCACAAAGCACAAGCTATGACTAAAAATCACAAACAGGCTCAAAATCTGATCTCAGCCACCACGCTGTAAATCCATTACAACTTCATAGATGCTGGGTTAATCTCGATACAAGCTCAATTCAGAGCGGTTTGGCCAGAAAATTGATAAAATCACAtatttggggctgtttttggcAAGAAGCAGggcccagcagctgccagcttcctgtgcacagggagctgtggacTCTGGGGACCAACCTGAGGGAACATTGAGCTGCAGGCCCTCCCGCCCTCACAGCGCCCAGAGGGACATCTGCAAAACCTCCAAACCAGGGCAGCAGTTTTTGCTGGGAATTGAGAAAACCTCCGTCAAACACAGCTGAAAAGGGGGCTAGAACTGACAGAAGCCGTCGAGGAAAACAAATCCGAACGAGTGACGATggaaacccagcccagggagcccAAACACAGGGCCCTCCACCCGCCTCGAGGGTCTCCTCACAGCACCGGCTGTCCAGAGACACCCGCCCCAAGCACCCCAAACCCAGGTAACACAGCCCTGACTCCCCAAGGGTGCCCccatccccttttcccccctcacagagcccccccagggcagcccctcagggctcctcacagccctgTCAGCCCCTCCTGGGCCCCTTCAGCCCTCCAGGGCCCCCTGAGGGTCCTTCTCAGAGCCCCACATGACGACCCCCGCGCCTGAGGGTCTCTCTCAGACTTCCATGGCCCCCTGAGAGCCCTTGGGGCCTCTCAGGCCCCCCTCAGCCCGCGGAGCACCCCCTCAGCCCCCTTCACAGCCCCACGCACCCCTCAGCGCCCCCATGCTCTCCCTGAACTCCCCCGGCGCCTCAGGGCAATCCCCAGCCCCGCTCGTGCAGCCGCGGCCGGGCTCACCCGCGCTGGCGGCGGTGGCGGCCATggcgggggtcccgggccgCCCCCTCCTCGCTCCGCTCCGCCGAGCCAAGATGGCGGCGCAGGAAAACCTCCGCCGGCCTCACAGGCACGGGGGCGGGGCCAGCTCCACGGCAGCCTCCTATTGGTTTAAACGGGGGGCGCggggagggacacggggagaTGCGGCACTGCTATTGGTCCAAACGGAGGGCTGGGGGCGGGACAACGGGAGGGCACGGCCAGGGGACGGGGCGAACGCGGCGGTGTCCCGCCCCCAGCGGGGATGGGCGGGGCTTTGGGGGCGGGGCTATCGCGTGAGGTGTTGATTACGTCACGCAACATTGGATTGGGATTGGAATTGGAATTGGAATTGGAATTGGAATTGGAATTGGAATTGGAATTGGAATTGGAATTGGAATTGAAATTGGGGTTCTAAAACCCAGGGAAGGAAGATTCGAATCCGGACTGGACGTGTGATTTGGCTCAGAACTGGGATCGGGATTGGAACAGGTTTTTGGGtcaggattgggatttggggtcgcCAACAGGACCCTACAACTCATCCTTTGCTGAAAAATCTCTGGAAAATCCCTACATCAACTACCAACTCATGGGGTGTCAAAGTTTCACTGTCTTCCCAAAGTGATCATTTTTTGTCTCAGAgtaggaaaataaagaaattcgAAGGAGATTTTTGGCATATTTTGGGTGTTCTGGGGTTTTCATGAGGCTGTCTTGCAAGATCCAAATGGGCACCTCAGTTCAATGTATTTTCCAAGAGTTTTTCTGGTCTGTTCCAACATAAACAAAGAACTATCCTGAAATCCTCTCACAGGCAAGGCTTTTGGGGATAGATCCTCCTGAGCGCTTCTCGAATCACCCCAAGTCACCAGGAGGACCCGTGAAGGGACCCAGAGTCGTCTCCCGATGGCAGAAGGGGGTGCGGGGTTGGAATTTAATCCTCTGGGTTGTGTCTGAAAGGTGATCCCCACATTCCTGCAGAATTCATGAAGGCCTGGAGCCAGCCGGGCCGGGACAGAGACCCAGCACTGGCCGCAGGGAGGTaaggaaggagcagaggggaCCCAAGAccacattttcccttttttgtgggtgtttttgACCCCTCAGCCTCATGAATCCCCCTGGTTCTGGCCCTCAGGGACGTCACTGGGAGCTGAGCGCGTGGGGGACGCGCTCTGGAGGGTTCCTGGAGCCAGGAGGAGACACCTGAGCggtccctggagctgggaaggagacACCCGAGGCTCCCTGCATGGAGACCCCCACAGGGCTGCCCGCCCTGGACGTGGACAAAGCCGTGGCCACGGCCTTcgtggtgctgctggggctcttCCTCCTCGCCATGACCGTGCGCTGTGCCCGGCTGGTGGTGGATCCCTACAGCGCCATTCCCACCTCCACCTGGGAGGAGGAACCCATCAACTGACCCCCAAAACCCGCCGGCTCCCCCAAAGCCCTCAGGGAGCCCCACCAACCCCCCAGCACCACCCCGGCCCCAGAGCACCCCCTGCCCCGCGGGTCCCCCCTTCCTCCAGgacccccatttcccccccctgCTCCCCGCCAACCCCCATCGCCCCCGGTGCCGCAAACCCCTCCGGACCGGCGGTTAAAGGATCGCTCTGGGGCGGGCCTGGCCGCTCGGTAACGGCTCCAACGGGGCCGCCTCAGGAACCGACCGCGGCTCTTCCCGCTGCGCGCGTCCCTGCTTTTGGAACGGCGCGGGCGGCAGCCTCCCGCCTGCTCCCGGGGACAGCGGGCGATTCCCGCTGCCCGGTTCCAGAGGAGTTTATTCCCGGTTCCAGAGGAGTTTATTCCCGGTTCCAGAGGAGTTTATTCCCGGTTCCAGAGGAGTTTATTCCCGGGTCCAGAGGAGTTTATTCCCGGTTCCAGAGGAGTTTATTCCCGGTTCCAGAGCAGTTTATTCCCGGTTCCAGAGGAGTTCATTTACTCACGAATCTCGGGGACTGCTGTCCCCGCGCCCGCCGTCAGGGGGCAGCAGCGCGGGAGGCGCGCGCAGGGAAGTGACGTCACGCGGCGTCCGGGAAGGCGCGCCGAGCTGTGCTCCGGTTCTGCTCCGGTTCTGCTCCGGTTCTGCCCCGGTTCCCCGGGACCGGCGGCGCTGAGTGAGGGGCGAGGCCGGGGCTGAGGGGTAAGGGGGCCTGTGAGGGTGTGTGAGCGGGGGGGCGGGACGGACCGGGCTGGGAGAGGATCAGGCGCACCCGGTGTGGGGCACTGAGGGGACCTGGCGGGCTCTGAGGGGACCGgggggctgtgaggggacattggggcaggggacaatgaggggaaGGTGGGAAAGGGTGGGGGAGCTCCCACGATCTCCCTGCCTTCCTCACCTCCCCTGCCTTCCCCTCACCTGTTGTACTCTCAGGTGTGGCAGAGATGGATTCCCAGGACATcaaagagctgcagcaggaggtgaTGGACGAGCTGGGAATCTCCATGGAGGAGCTCCAGGAAATCATCGACAAAGAAGTGGAGAATTCCGAGTGGGTGAGGCAGCGgaaacagcagctggaggagctggagcagtgcatgaggcacaaggaggaggaggtggccCACGTTGACCAGCTCATTGACGATGCCATGAGGTGCGTGGGCCTGGAGCGAGCCCAGATTCCGaggagagggatgtgggggGCTGTTCCCGTTCCCTTCAGGGCAGACCCCTCAGGGGTAGTTCCTGGCTCTATCCCTGTGGAATTGGGGAGGCACAGCTGGTTTCCCTCCCCCAGGGCCATCGACAAGTGCGAGACACTGGCAAAGGAGCTGTATTCCATGATGGGGCTGCAGTACCGGGAGAGCAGCTCGGAGGACGAGGCTCCGGCTGCCACGGAAGTGATCGAGATCCCAGACGAGGAGGACGACGATGTCATGAGCGTGGACTCGGGCTGGAAGCGCAGttcagtgtccccagcagttcCAGGGGAGGGCTTGGGATAGGGGAATGCTCTTAGCTCATGGGGAACATCTGCCACATCCTGCTGGTGTTCCAGAATTCCTGGGGTCCCACGCTGGGATTTCACCCTTTTCCCACCTGCCTCACTGTTGTCGCCACGTTAGGAAAGGTGGCTGAGGGAAAGCCTTGTTTGGTTGGATTTCCTGGCAGGGATTTGTGATGGACGCTCTTCCCCgtttcctcttctttctgtGATTTAATTAGGATGgattttttccacaaaaaaggTTTTAAACCACTGTTTTCTCTTTACTcgcaggcagcagcagtcccaGAATCTCCAGGGATCAGAGTCTGGTGAGTGGAGAGGCCCTGACTAGAGTTTCCTGAGACACAATGTTGTGTTAGGGGCAAAAACCCAAAAGTTTCTCCgtgtttcccttttctttcctccagctGCGGGAAGCAATGGTTGCCATGAGGAAATCTGCCCGGGATGTTGCGAAATTCATGGATGCtgtaaacaagaaaacaaacttgCAGGAAGCACAGAAAGGTGAGGGAGTTCCAGGGTCTGTGTGCCCTGGGCCTTTGCTTcccaaaatgggaaaacaagGATCCGCTTTCCCTGCAGGAAATCTCCGTTCATATTTATTGATCCCAAGTTGCTCTTTCAATTTGGGGTGTATCGATTctgaatttgtgtttttttccaagctgtttCCGTTCAGTAAAAAGGAGGCATTTGGGCTGCCCGAGGGGAAGGAAAGCAGGAGTTGTTATTTCAGAGCTGTGCTTCCAGCTGTGTGTCGAGACGGGAGCTTTGGGTTTAGAGCTGACTTTGTGCCGTTTTCCTTGGTAGATGCACAACCTCCTCAGGAatctcctggcactgcccagcccatcgctgtccctgcagcccctgacAATGATCTCAACGCTGATGGGGACCTCAAAGTGGGcatgaggattttggggaagaaaagaacCAAGACTTGGCACAAGGGGACGTTGATTGCCATCCAGACAGTCGGTATGTGCCATGCACGGGGCTTTCCCCACATTTTGGGTGGGAAACCTGGATGAAAAGGTGTCAGAGCACCTGGTGTCACCTGGAAGGGATTGTGGGAACAGCACACTTCCACGGCTTCACTCTCCAAATTAAGTCCTGAAAGCTTTTAAGTGAATTCTGAGATGATTCTGGATAAACGATCTCCGAGTGACCCAGAGCGTTGGAATTCTGCTGTGGAATCCCAGggcttttgtttattttccccttcatttATCTTCTGTTTGCCTTAAAATGTCTTTCCAGGTGCTGGCAAGAAATATAAAGTGAAATTTGATAATAAAGGGAAGAGTTTGCTGTCGGGCAACCACATTGCCTACGATTACCACCCGTCTGCCGAGAGGCACCACGTGGGCAGGAGGGTGGTGGCCAGGTACAAGGATGGCAACCAGATGTGGCTCTATGCTGGGATCGTGGCTGAGACCCCCAACGTCAAGAATAAAGACAGGTATTCCTCATTTCCCATGGTCACATGCCCtcatctctgtttttttttgttttaggccaaaaaaagaaaaagggtttGTTTGAATACCCTTCAGGTGCTGAATTGTGCCTTCCCCACGAATGCAATTTCGactttcttcatctttcttaTCTCTGAAACTCAGGGTGGAGCTTCCACCCTTGCTCGTGGCCCTGAGTCAGGAATTAGATCTGCTAATTTATTCAAATGATCACCCAAATGTTGAGTCTGGGCTCCTTGAGGCACGGAACAGTGGGAGGAAATAGGAGCCCTGGGAAGGTAGAGAGGCAGTGGTGTTGCCAAAGCTCttcaggaggagaaggagcaggtTTGGAGCAGCTGTTTTTGGGAATAGAGAAGGGCCAAGGCTGCTCTGATCTATTAAAGGCTTGTGGTCTTCCTGAAGAGATTGATAAAGGACTTAATCTCCCTGGATCTGATACAAATTGTGCTGGATTTCATCTGATCCGTGTTTTATAACTGAAAGTGAGCTGAATTTGGTACTCAAATTGCAACTTTTCTCCTGGTTGTGATGCTGATCCCATCTCCTGCAGCTTTTGTACAGCTCCAGGGCCTGGAGTTAATTTTTCAGAGGCACTAAGTGGGTGCCTTATCCATCTTCCCTTTAGAAACCAGGAGCAGTTAAACTTTTTCTTTATCTCCCTTTCCTGGGGCACAGAGGAGATTcggagcagagggaaagggcCTGGCTGGGAATTGTGCTGTTGGTGCAGCCATGGGGAGCGCAGGGAGCGTTTGGAGCTCTTCCTTCTGTCCTCATCCAGGtctccaggaggagcaggagaggttCTCCCCTTCCACGGCGTGGAGCTGTGTTCTCTTCAGCTCCCATTCCTAATTGCCCTCTGTTCTGCAGGTTCCTGATCTTCTTCGACGATGGCTACGCGTCGTACGTGAAGGAGTGGGAGCTGTACCCGGTCTGCCGGCCACGTGAGTGATCCCTGGCCCTCCTGGCCTGCAGAGGTTTCGGGTCTTGGGAAGAGCTTGGGTCCAAAAACAGGCATGTGCCCTTTGGTGCTGAGCCTGAAGAGATCTGAAATCCTGGTTTATTGCCAGGAGGGTTCAGGATGCTCCACCACCGACATTCCGGCCCTCGGGATCACCCCTTGGCTGACCTTAGTAAAAATGCACCTGGaatatcctaaaaaaaaaataaataaaaaattaatgctCTCTCTGTTTTGTCctattccctttctccctttccaaaCAGTGAAAAAAGCCTGGGAGGACATTGAGGATGTTTCCTGTCGGGATTTCATTGAGGAGTACATCACTGCCTACCCCAACCGGCCCATGGTACTGCTGAAGAATGGGCAGCTGATCAAAACTGAGTGGGAAGGAACCTGGTGGAAATCCAGAGTGGAAGAAGTGGATGGAAGTCTGGTGAAAATCCTTTTCCTGGTAGGAATTTCCCTTCTCCCATTAGGATTAAATTCGAGGCTGGGGATGTGATCAGCTCTGTTTTAATTGCTAATCATGGAAATATCGAGGTTGGAAGAGTGTCTGAAGGCCCTGAACCACGtgcccaggtgccacatccacaggggtCCGGGACAATTCCAGGGTTGGtggctccagcactgccctgctcagcctgcCAGGCCATCAACACCCTTTCCAGGAAGAAACTTTCCCTAATACCCAAGTAGAGATTCCAACATAAATAACCACGTGTTTCTGCTGTTTGTCAGTGCTCATTGTTGTCTCCTTGTGCTCTCTTTGTGTCTCACCTCAGGAAGCTCTTCCCATGGGATCTGTGAGcgtttccttctccttcccgCAGGAGGACAAACGTTGTGAGTGGATTTACCGAGGTTCCACACGCCTCGAGCCCATGTTCAGCATGAAAACTTCCACAGCTTCCACCcaggaaaagaagcaaagtGGGCAAACCAGGACTCGTCCCAATGTTGGTTGGTGGCATCTTTTGGTTTCATTTAGGTCCTGGGATTTAACTGGagggtggtttgggtttggtgggCTTTTTAGCAGAGCTCCTGGAGAtttcaggttttggtttttttctttcttctgtgagATTTCATATTTCCAGCAAGTCTTTTCCCCTGGCACAGGAGATTGAGATTTCCAGGGTTTTTCTTTGGCATAGGAGATTTAGATTTCCAGTGGGAGTTTTTTCCTGGAGTAATGCCACAAAACCAAACTGGACTTGGGTGAAGTGAGCAGAATTTTTGGGGGAGTTGCTGTGCCCCGAGTTTGGCGATGACCCACGttaatcccaaatccctcttttGGTTCCTTCCAGGCACAAGTCAGCGTTCTGGGGCCCGTACAGCCAGTTTGGGATAACATCAGGGGTT of Poecile atricapillus isolate bPoeAtr1 chromosome 33, bPoeAtr1.hap1, whole genome shotgun sequence contains these proteins:
- the SETDB1 gene encoding histone-lysine N-methyltransferase SETDB1 isoform X5, with product MDSQDIKELQQEVMDELGISMEELQEIIDKEVENSEWVRQRKQQLEELEQCMRHKEEEVAHVDQLIDDAMRAIDKCETLAKELYSMMGLQYRESSSEDEAPAATEVIEIPDEEDDDVMSVDSGWKRSSSSPRISRDQSLLREAMVAMRKSARDVAKFMDAVNKKTNLQEAQKDAQPPQESPGTAQPIAVPAAPDNDLNADGDLKVGMRILGKKRTKTWHKGTLIAIQTVGAGKKYKVKFDNKGKSLLSGNHIAYDYHPSAERHHVGRRVVARYKDGNQMWLYAGIVAETPNVKNKDRFLIFFDDGYASYVKEWELYPVCRPLKKAWEDIEDVSCRDFIEEYITAYPNRPMVLLKNGQLIKTEWEGTWWKSRVEEVDGSLVKILFLEALPMGSVSVSFSFPQEDKRCEWIYRGSTRLEPMFSMKTSTASTQEKKQSGQTRTRPNVGAVRSKGPVVQYTQDLAGAGPQYRAPEQPPAPRPASPQPAEMERWPPAALCPSSRTDLLADLAGSSGSAVGPGGHGAIHGQAAARGPRGTLPEPQAEGGLEEGGARLGDEGSMLENTREPGNVLGDFLGEGEAVPVHFCQHCGFPIRIYGRLAPCQHVFCCDCALLLGHEGGRTCPRYAPTPSWPRAESRWPRKALPSVLAPWAPGTRPRPPLSSGTAQQPGGPSRPRSTASPAAAPRSPSTA
- the CTXND2 gene encoding cortexin domain containing 2, giving the protein METPTGLPALDVDKAVATAFVVLLGLFLLAMTVRCARLVVDPYSAIPTSTWEEEPIN
- the SETDB1 gene encoding histone-lysine N-methyltransferase SETDB1 isoform X6, producing MDSQDIKELQQEVMDELGISMEELQEIIDKEVENSEWVRQRKQQLEELEQCMRHKEEEVAHVDQLIDDAMRAIDKCETLAKELYSMMGLQYRESSSEDEAPAATEVIEIPDEEDDDVMSVDSGWKRSSSSPRISRDQSLLREAMVAMRKSARDVAKFMDAVNKKTNLQEAQKDAQPPQESPGTAQPIAVPAAPDNDLNADGDLKVGMRILGKKRTKTWHKGTLIAIQTVGAGKKYKVKFDNKGKSLLSGNHIAYDYHPSAERHHVGRRVVARYKDGNQMWLYAGIVAETPNVKNKDRFLIFFDDGYASYVKEWELYPVCRPLKKAWEDIEDVSCRDFIEEYITAYPNRPMVLLKNGQLIKTEWEGTWWKSRVEEVDGSLVKILFLEALPMGSVSVSFSFPQEDKRCEWIYRGSTRLEPMFSMKTSTASTQEKKQSGQTRTRPNVGAVRSKGPVVQYTQDLAGAGPQYRAPEQPPAPRPASPQPAEMERWPPAALCPSSRTDLLADLAGSSGSAVGPGGHGAIHGQAAARGPRGTLPEPQAEGGLEEGGARLGDEGSMLENTREPGNVLGDFLGEGEAVPVHFCQHCGFPIRIYGRLAPCQHVFCCDCALLLGHEGGRTCPRCEQPVQEVNLYSPQALQV